One genomic region from Mytilus trossulus isolate FHL-02 chromosome 9, PNRI_Mtr1.1.1.hap1, whole genome shotgun sequence encodes:
- the LOC134683949 gene encoding DNA damage-regulated autophagy modulator protein 2-like, which translates to MFGDRLHVYPIVIAIFVPLTFTITYILAVTSGHVEPAFPYISDTGTKPPESCVFGQMLNIGAVLAFIIFYIRYRQIRTHYEGAGRTKLLKYNTVTFLMGITAALGISLVGNFQETNVIVIHLIGALLAFVVGSIYCWIQTGMSFKMTDLPGNSVIVCRIRTVISVLTFIFIIMLFIFPTLSNQQAPSWVNVTDNTYWKPGKPGYGLRLAGTISEWLLALSTVFFLLTFVKEFKFFRMYTPECMHKDKKITNNYNIEQSGSGLP; encoded by the exons ATGTTTGGCGACAGACTACACGTGTATCCTATTGTTATAGCCATTTTTGTACCGTTGACATTCACAATAAC atacatTTTAGCAGTAACCAGTGGTCATGTGGAACCAGCCTTTCCGTACATCAG TGATACAGGTACAAAACCACCTGAGAGTTGTGTATTCGGTCAAATGCTCAATATTGGTGCCGTCCTAG CTTTCATTATATTCTATATACGGTATCGACAAATACGAACGCATTATGAAGGAGCAGGAAGaacaaaactattaaaatacaaCACAGTGACTTTTCTAATGGGTATAACAGCCGCACTTGGTATAAGCTTAGTAGGAAACTTTCAG GAAACAAATGTGATAGTGATACATCTTATAGGAGCACTTCTAGCGTTTGTTGTAGGGAGTATATATTGCTGGATACAGACTGGGATGTCGTTTAAAATGACAGATCTTCCTGGAAATTCAGTTATAGTGTGTCGAATACGCACAGTTATTAGTgtgttaacatttatatttataatcatgT tatttatatttccaACGCTTTCGAACCAGCAAGCGCCAAGCTGGGTCAACGTTACAGATAACACTTACTGGAAACCCGGGAAACCG GGATATGGTTTAAGACTAGCGGGGACAATATCAGAATGGCTCCTAGCATTATCTACTGTGTTCTTTTTACTGACTTTTGTGAAGGAATTCAAATTCTTCAGAATGTACACACCAGAATGTATGCATAAAGACAAAAAGATaacaaacaattataatattgaACAATCTGGTAGTGGATTACCATGA